GGAGCTCCTCCTTTTCCCTCTGTATGAAATTGGTGACAACATACATCAAAGATCTTATCTGAAATCTATCTTTAAAATACTGTTATGTTCATTTTTAAGTACTTAAAAAGAACCAACAAACCTTCTGATCTTCTGCCAGTTTCAATAATTTATCATTAGCTTTCACTTGCTCTGCAGCAGCCAATTGAAGAGAGCTATTTTTCACAGAATTCTATAAGAACAAAATAAAAGTTAGGAAGTCTTCATAAACGCAGAGCTTGGTAAAAATATCTTATAAATTTTTCCTGCTACATGGAATAGTGATGCTTTTGTCTCATGCAACTAGTTCAAAATACAGGAAGGATACCACCAAATCTGACATATTATTTTCATTTCTTGTGAATGAACACACACCCAGATACGGGAATCTACTTGGTCACATATCAGATGTCATTCAATCAGTTAACATAAGTTGGTATGTTCTTAATGAAATAATGAATAACAACAAATCAACCAAGGAAGATAAAGAGAATGTGCATGTTGCAAACTATAGTCTACAACTATAAGTTTTTTCATAATCAGGAGTATGTTTCATGACAAGGTTGCAATCAGTGTGAATCCAGGAAGCATCATTTTTATTTCTTTTACCAGAATTATGGAAGTAAAGATACACATGACATGACTTGATTTTATTTCAGGCGTGAAGACTCAACAGCATGCTTGTGTTCTGTAACCTTTGGACACGTCGCCCAGTCGGCATCCATATATTGTCAAATGGTTGATAATATTCAAATCAAAGACAAATGTACACCAATGAAGCACAAAGTAGCATACCTTTTCAAGCTCCTCAGCAAGCTTTCTACTTTCACTTTCGTTATCCACAGCACGCTTCTCCATTTGTTCTATGCGCGATTCAAGCTCTTTCTTTTGGGATTCCAACTGCAACTTGAGTTTTTGGTGGTCATTAAAAATCCTCTTAAAGTGATCCTGTGCACTTACTTGAATCTTCTTTATATCTGTCACCACAAACAAACAGGTCATGAATGAATGTCTCTTCAGCATCATAATACTAAAAAATGATGGTGAAATATACCAAACCCCAATTGTCAAAATAAACGTCTTTACCAAACTAAGATAACATACAGCTGCAGAAATGGACTTTGCACGAAGCTTTTTAATAATGTAAAAGCTATTAAAGATGCATTTTCTGGTTAAAGGATTAGAGAAAATGGCCTAATATACCATACAGCTGCAGAAATGGACTATGCATGAAGCTCTTTAAGAATGTAAAAGCTATTAAAGATGCAGTTCTGGTTAAAGGATCAGAGAAACTGGCCAAAGAAGATATTCATTGTTGCTTTTGATAGTAGCATTCTTCCATCAATATACCTTCATTGTAAGTCTGTATGAGCTTATCTTTCTCAGTGATTACGTTCTTAATGGCATTTGTAGTTTCATTGCATTTCAGCTCCATCTCTTCCAAATCTTTGTTCTTGACCTCAATAATACTAGTCAGATTAGATACTAGACTATCCTGCTTCCTGGCATCTTCCTCCATAATCTCAGAAATAGATTTGAGGTCCCCAATCTTACGGAGATGCTCTCCAACAATATTGTTGGCTTTATAGTCATCAGAGCGTGCCACCCAAGCATAAAGACCAGATTTATGGTCACCATCAGCAAACCAATCCTTTTTTCCATGACGATCTGCCTCATGAGCCCTCTCAAAAGCCATGGCATTGGCGTAGCCAGGCCAATCTTTCTTAAATTCCACAACAGCGTTTCCTGAGTGACCCCTAAAATTCCATAGAGGAATAACTCTAGTGGGATTGTACCCTCTCCTTATATACTCATCCCTCAGCTTGGATCCACTTTCTCCTACGAATCGTCCATCTTTTGCTCGTGTGGTTGGGATATTAGCCACCACTCCTATCCAAGGCCACACTAACTTTTCATCATGGTCACAATCGACTGGGGGTTCATCCTCAGCCGCAGGTTTTGATGGACCACCTTCAGCTATTAGATCATTTTCCAAATATTTTGACAAAGCCAAGTGCTTGGCCTTCTCGTCTGTGCTTCTCTTGTCTGAATTACTCTTCCCCACTCCAGAGGCATGTTGGAGCAGGTCCTTTAAATTAAAATCCCGCTTCCTCTTCCTCTGACAGAAGGGGCACATAAATACCCCGTCCGCACCTTTCACCCTGTGCTTCCCATTTTTCAGCTCTCCAAGATATTGCTCTACCTCCTCATCCAACTCTGAGTCACTCATATCTGTATCCTCTTCAGAGCTGTGATCCATCTCCAAACTCCCCATTTCCACCGTACTTAAATAGCAGTAACCTGAACATCAAAATTTCCAAAAAATCACTTCAATGATGTCGCATACTTCTTTTACGAAATTGAACAGTTTTAAACACAGCTCAAAGCAAACACCAAAAATTAGACTTGGCTGAGTGTATATAGCAGTATCAGTAGTCCAACTCTGTAACTCTAAATTCTTCACAATTTCGCAAAATTGGGTCTGTTTCTTCATTTTATTTCTACTTATTTATTTATTTGATTCTTCAACACAGTTCATTTCTCTCTTCTATCAATTCAAACGCTACCCAATTACTTCACAATAGTACCCCTGCAAATTCAGTCAAAAAAATCCAAAACTCACAAAAATACACAGCTCAACTCACAAAAAATCACTTTAAAACTCCAAACTTGAAGCCTGACACAAATTCAAAACCCTAAAACGGAAATGCACGCCGTGAAAAATGTAACATGCAAGCAGCTAATCGGAACAGAAAGTCAGAAACTATGTAAAAGCTCGGAAATTGAGGTCACCTGAGAGAGAATCGGAGCTCCAGAGGAGAGAGAGGACTGGGTCACAGTCACTGAGTGACTTGGAGAGAAGGACCAGTGGAGAATTGGGTTGGGATGTCAGTGAAACCCAAAGGCCGTTTATATAGGGCGTTTGGTAAAACTGTGCAGAGTAAAGGAAGACGACAATATGCGTATGCAATTCGAGAGCTGCAACGGTTTTTGAGGACAGATTAGGAATTAAATATTTCCCCACTCAACTGTGAGGTGAATTTTGCCACCAAAATCTGGTCATTCTAATTTCAAGAAATTTTAATTTGTTTCCAATATTTGGTGTTTGCCTTGTTGGTCATGGATTCTATCTTGGGTATTTGGAGATGCATGTATGATGAGTTGGATTGATGTGAGAAGTCTATGTTTTTGAGATGTATGTGTTACGATTTTAGGATGAAGTTTATTGATCTCGTAATTACGTTTTTAAGAAGTATGTTTATCAGAATTGAACACTATTTATTTAAATAATTTCCTTTTCAAGTTGTTCGCATGACGTATGTGTTTTTGTAATCATGTCTTTGAGCAATGAACACCGTTTATTTGGATTCTTTTACTTAATACGGTCATTGATTTAAAAAATTACGTTTTCAAGATCATCTTCAAACACTGTTTATTTGAATTTTCCTATTTGAAATGTGTTAGATGCGCAAAAGAAAACTTATGCAGAACGAAAGTCACACATACAATCCTTACTAAAGGCATTACTGACATTTTCATGTTTATTGAGGCGCGACTAGTCATGCTTAGCTAGTGATATATGTTAACCATTACAAGTGACCTAATTATTGCCTAGATGTGTGTATTCCCCAAACTTAGGTTCGAACCCCCAAAGTTGTCAAAGTGGTCAAACATTATGATATAATACGACGAGGGATTAACTTCTGCACTTAGGAAGTGTTTAGGGGTAACCTAACACTGCCAAACAACCATTGATAATTGACAAGTGTCGGACAAAATAAACAACTCACATGGGCGGTTTGCAAATACCTTAGGGTGTTTGTGACATTTTAAGTCCTATCAGTCATTCATGCATAGTTAATAATAAATGTAAGGTAAGAAAGAAATTTCACATGAGACACATATGGATCTAACATTATATGAGTGTTCGAAAAAACATGACTCATAAAATGCAGAGTTTAGAACAGTTGCCTCACCCTCTACTTTCATTTCATGGTTCATGTATTTGGTAAGGCAGAATTAGGAATAGTTCTTTTTATGCAACAAAGGAATCCATCCATGGTGATTCATGTATTTGGTAAGGCAAAGTTATAAGCTTTTTTTTTTTGCAGCAAAGGGTAGTGAATCCATCAATGGATTATGATTCGTGTATTTGGCAAGGCAAAGTTAGAAACAATTATTCTCGCAACAAAGAGTATTAAATCCATTAATGAATTATAATTCATGTTTTTGTTAAAGGCAAAGTTAGAAGCAACTTTTCCTAAATTTTTGCAACAAAGGATAGTGAATCCATTAATGGATTATGATTCATGTATTTGGTGATGCAGAATCAGAAACAATTCTTTTTTGCAATAAAAGGGTGAATTTATTGATGGACTATTTTAGGAGTTTCCTATTTACTATATACTAATATGCGTACTATTCTTCTGCCCCCCTCAGAAATGACAGTTCTGTCCTCATTTTTGTTAGAATTACAGTTATACCATCACTATAAATTACATTTTTTGCCCTCTATTTTATGCAATGACGATTATGCCCTCACTTACTTAATAATTACAGTCCTGCCATCAGCCTCTGAATTACAGTTTTGCCCCCCGATTTTATGAAAAGACATTTTACCCTCAGTTACGTCATAATTACAATACTGCCATCACACTCTAAATTACAGTTTTGCTCCTGATTTTAGGAATGACCATTTTGCCCTCTCTCTCCCGCAGCAAAGCGCGGGTAAGCTACCTAGTATGTAATCGTAGCTACTTTAGTTTTTCATACGAGTCAAATCTACAAGATATCAGTATCACGATGTAGATTCGTCAACCTAACTATCAAAATCTATCTTTCCTATTCATTCTTTTAGTTTTGATTGTTCGACGAAAGAAGCTACAACACGAAACCTCTAGAAACTGTCATTCTAGGCTGATCCAAATTCGACACTCGTTGGCAAATAACCGAGTGCATAAATTTTGGATTCGGACTTTATGAAACTCGACCCGAATTGGATCCACCACATCCAAGTCCAATTTGGTTTTGGGCCAGTTTAGGCCCAAACCGCCAGTCATCTCCTAGCTCCATTCCCTCCCACACTATCAAACACACAGAGAATCAGCTCACACAGTGAAAAAAGAAATCCAAAAACCACCGGAAAAGATGTTCAGTCAATTCGGCGCCACCGCCGATAATCTAAGCAAGGCGTCGGCAGTCGTGTTCCGGATCGGCACCGACGCCCACCTCTACGACGACCCCGAGGATGTCAGCATCGCTCCTCTCCTCGACAGCAAGTTCGACTCCGAGAAGTGCGAAGCTCTCAAACGCCTCCTCGCTCTCATCGCCCAAGGCTTCGACGTCTCCAATTTCTTCCCTCAGGTAATTATCAATTCTCCTTCGCCTCTGCAAATTTTGATCTGATCAAATCGGAAATCGTATAATCTGACGGTGAATCGGAACTGCAGGTTGTTAAGAACGTAGCGACTCAGTCGCTGGAAGTGAAGAAGCTGGTGTACTTGTACCTGTTGCATTATGCTCACAAGTATGTTAATGTTGAATTGTTGATCGATCACTGTTTGATAAGCTTTTCTGATTCGTTTTGTGATGTGGAATTTGAGTTGTTGTGTGTGAAATGTGATGGTGCAGGCGTCCGAATGAGGCGTTGCTGTCGATTAATTGCTTCCAGAAGGATCTAGGGGATCCGAACCCGTTGGTGAGGGCATGGGCGCTGCGAGCCATGGCCGGGATCCGGCTGCATGTTATTGCGCCTTTGGTTATGGTTGCTGTGGGGAAATGTGCTAGAGATCCGTCTGTGTATGTTCGGAAATGCGCTGCTAATGCACTTCCTAAGCTGCATGATTTGCGGCTCGATGAGTATACTGCCAGTATTGAAGAGGTCTGATTCATTTGTATGCTCAATAGTTGTAGTTTTTGTTGATATCTCAATCTTATCTGGTATGTTCACTACAGCAGTACTGTATCATTGTGATGTTGCTTTTGGACTAGAGATATAGCTACTGTTGATTCTGTCTTATAAGCTAGCTGCCTAGTTCCGTCAAAACTGGTTTATTTGTGATATCAATTAGACACTACGTGCATGGAAGTGTTCGAACAGTATATCATTAGAAATGTTTCCGGAAAATCTACATGCCTTTTGAACTTTATATCATGCACTGAAAGGCTGGTACTGTTGTTGTTAACATCCATATGATATTCTACATTATGCAGGTTATTGGAATACTGTTGAATGACCATTCCCCTTGTGTTGTTGGAGCTGCTGCAGCTGCCTTCTCTTCAATTTGTCCAAATAATATGTCTTTGATTGGAAGAAACTATCACAGGCTATGCGAGATTCTTCCTGATGTCGAAGAATGGGGTCAAATAGTTTTAATTGGGATCCTTCTGCGCTATGTAATTGCAAGGCATGGGTTTGTGCAGGAATCCATTATGGCTTCTTTGCATCATACAGAGAATTGTAAATCTCAGAAGGATTTCTGCGACACCAATTCTGTATTAGAAGACAATGGTGCCATGAGTGGTCTTCATGAGTCTGAATTGGCAAATGTTGTCTTTCGATGTTATATTGAAGGGCCAGATGAATATTTATCACGAGTGGGTTTCATGAATAAAGATTCCTCTGAATTCAATCCACGTGTTACATCTGGAAACAATAATGAGGATATGACGTTCCTGCTGCGATGTACCTCACCATTGTTATGGAGCAATAATAGTGCAGTTGTACTAGCAGCTGCTGGTGTTCACTGGATTATGTCACCGATAGAGGAAGTAAAAAGAATTGTTAAACCACTCTTGTTCGTCCAAAGATCATCTACTGCCTCAAAATATGTGGTAGTTAATATTTCCTTGTGTTTGAATCCTTGTGTTTTTTATTATGATTAGTTTACAGTTGGTAAAATGGTGAATATTGTTTTCTTATTGACCAGTGCAGGTTTTGTGCAACATTCAAGTCTTTGCTAAAGCAATTCCTTCACTCTTCTCTCCATACTTTGAAGATTTCTTCATATGCTCATCAGATTCGTATCAAATTAAAGCCTTGAAACTTGATATACTGGCTCACATCGTTACAGATTCATCAATTCCATTTGTTCTCAAAGAGTTTCAGGTAATTGTTCTTCCTTTTAAATTTGATTGGATCTTTCCTCTGAAGGTCGATAAGTTCCTCACTTCTGCTAGGAAGACTTATATCGGGTACTTTTATGCTTAATGTAATGAGAGGTATGTATTCTTTGCTTATTGGTCTCATGTGTTTTTAGGATTATATTAGAGATCCAGACAGGAGATTTGCTGCTGACACTGTTGCTGGAATTGGTATCTGTGCACAACGACTTCCAAATATGGCAAACACATGCTTGGAATTTCTATTGGCTTTGACCAGACAGCGTCAGTGACCATCTATTTGTACTGTAGTAATTTTGAAAATGTATTTGTTTTTTTTTTTCTGAAGTACACTGTCTTATCTTGCAGAAGTTATGACTGGGGAATTTGGGTCTGTGGAGGGAGAAGCAAATATTTTGATTCAAGCAATTATATCAATTAAATCAATCGTTCAGCAAGATCCACCCAGTTATGAAAAGGTAGTCTCAATTATTCTGCTTAGCTATTGGCATGTATATTTTCTTTTTCTACTCTGCTATTGATTTTGCTACTAAATCCAAGTCCTGATAAGATGTGAATAAAGGAAGACTTAATCGTGCATTAAGTCTTTTGAATCTTTTTACTGCTCATTACAAGACAGAAATTTGTTCATTTGCCTCATTGTTGGGTCTGGTTGGATTTGTAGATGATTTTCTAGTACATTGGTATGTTTTGACCTTTTATTTCTGCTCTATGTTGTTTTTTTATTGGGCCTTTGATTAACTTTGATACATTTTCAAGGTAATTATTCAGTTGGTTCGCAGTCTGAATTCAGTAAAGGTGCCCGCAGCTCGTGCAATGATTGTTTGGATGGTGGGGGAGTATAACTCTTTAGGCGATATGATTCCAAGGATGGTAACTACAGTACTCAAGTATCTTGCAAGGTGCTTTACTTCAGAAGAGTTGGAGACAAAGCTTCAAATTTGTAATACTACTGTTAAGGTACTCAGGAAAACCATTGTTTGTTATATGACGTCTTCTAGTATCTTCATGTCTTTAATTTTAAGGTTGTTTCAAATTCCTCTAGCACCTGAATATTTTTATCAAAAAGTATACAGGAACCTGTTTTTACTTTTTATGAAGATTCTTCTACAAGTAAATATGTCAATGGACCTTGGTGTCTAAATGTCGGGGCGATCTGTTTTCTAGGTTTTATTGCATGCTGAAGGGAATGATCAGTCAACTATCCAAAAAGTTTTGAGCTATGTGCTGGAACTGGCCAAGTATGACTTATGCTACGATGTTCGTGACCGTGCTTATTTCCTAAAGAATCTTTTGTCATCTTATCTGGATTCTCAAGGTCTGAAGGAGGAAAACAATAATCTGTCACAAGATAAAGATATTCCGTGTGTCCTTGCAAAATACTTGTTTGGAGGACAAACAAAATCAAATTCATCTGAGCCCATTGATCACCGGTTTTATCTTCCTGGCTCTTTATCACAAATAGTACTTCATGCTGCTCCAGGGTATGAACCTCTTCCGAAGCCCTGTACTATGCTCTCTGATGGCCTCAAAAATGAATTTGGGGAGGGAGTCACTAGTGAAACATCTGTTACAGATGATCAGAATTCAGTCTCTGAGTCTTTGGATGAGGAGAATTCCTCTACTTATAGTTCACACCATTCTGATGCCAGTGGCAGTGGTGACAGTGAAGAGGATGCTTCAGCAAGTGAAGATGACAATTCTAATCCGTTGATTCAATTAGCAGATGCTGGCAATGCGCATGAAGTGAAAAATGGAGCTTCTCAATCTGCTTCTGATTTTGGGGAATTGTTGTCAAAGAGAGCTCTGGAATCATGGTTGGACGAACAGCCTGGTTTTTCGAGCTCAAATAATCCAGAACAAAGTCAAGTCAATAGATCTTCGGCTAGAATCTCCATTGGGGATGTCGGAGGACAAGTTAAACCTAAAAGCTATTCACTTTTGGACACTGTGAATGGAAATGGCTTAAAGGTTGACTACTCATTTTCATCTGAGATTTCAGACATCTCTCCTCTTTTTATATGTATAGAAGCTTCCTTCAAGAATTGTTCAAACGAGATCATGTCTGATATAAATTTGGTTGACGAGGAATCTGACAAAGGCACAAACTCTGGAGACCAGGCTTCGGTTACACATGAAAGGTAATTTAGATATATTTTCTTGTTTGTTTTTTATTGGACTACTTAAATACACATTTTGTTCAGAAAATAAAGATGCTCTTTTCTTCCTGGTGTTTTGGTAACAGTCAATGGTCGTGACATTAAGTCGCGTAGCCACAAATCTCTTATACAGTTGTACTGTAGGGTCTATTATCAGCTTTCCTTACCATTCTTAATTTTGTTCACTTTTTACATAAATGGTTTATGTTTTGGTGGATATCAGTTGTACAACGAAGTATAACTCTTACAATTGTTTTTTCCTCAATAGTTGAGGTTCATAGTGTTGCATTTTGACAGACTGGTCCATGCTTTGATGCTTTGGAGAACCACTGTTCAGCTCGATCCATTTTATTCTTAGGCTAGCCATACAGTATTAAAAATATGTTTATTTCTCCTCCTGGCATCTTTTGTTTGGTGAGGGCTAATGTTTTGTTATGAATTATCTTGATACTGCAGCTCCATGATATCTCAAAATAATGCGTCAAATCTAGCTTCTGTAGAAGAGATCACTTCTCTGGAATCTGGTCAGACAATGACAAGAGTCATCCAAGTTCGCTTCCATCACCACCTCTTGCCTCTAAAACTCACCTTATATTGCAATGGCAAGAGGCATCCTGTTAAGTTGAGGCCTGACATCGGATACTTTGTGAGAGCTCTTCCTTTGGATGTTGATGCCTTCACAATTAAGGAGTCACATCTGCGAGGAATGTTTGAATGCACAAGAAGGTAAAGTGATTTGTTTTTTGAAGATATCTCAATCATGGATTTCAAAATCTCCCTTCTATTTAGTCTTTGTTGAATAATGTAGTTTGAATGTCATATTTTGTGTAACAGGTGCAATTTCGTAGATCACGTCGAGGATTTAGGCAAGGACAAGGCTGACAATGCTTTGGTAGAAGACAAATTTCTTGTAATCTGCCGAAGTCTTGCATTGAAGATGCTTAGCAATGCGAATCTCTATCTTGTATCTGTTGACATGCCGGTTGCAGCAAAACTTGATGATGCAACAGGTTTGTGCTTACGCTTCAGCAGCAAGCTCTTGAGCAGCTCAGTTCCCTGCTTAATTACCATTACAGTTGAAGGTAGATGTTCTGAACCACTGGAACTGACAGTCAAAGTGAACTGTGAAGAAACTGTCTTCGGGTTAAATCTGTTGAACAGAATTGTGAATTTCTTGGTTGAGCCCTCTCACTCCCACGTGTGATTGGTAGGGATGTTGAAAACAAATCAGATTTCAAGAGGAAATAGAAAAATACATTGTGTTACAGATTTCTTTACGTGTTGTATTTGTTAATGCAGTTTTCGTACAGTGGGCAAAAGCATTACAACCGTACTTTTTCAGGAAAGTGTCTCAAGTATGCTCAGTCTTTGCGCTAGAAAGTCTGGTTTCTTTCTTCTACAATCAGCTGCTTCTGTTGTTGGTTTTCGTCTAATATATATATATATATATAGGAATTCTCAGGTGCGGACGTCCGCACCAAAGTTTTGGTGCGGATTTCTATTTTTGCACCACTTCCCGATCGAATTTCCTTAAACTTCTTTCTAAACATATCTAGATCATCTCTGTAAAATTTCAACCAATTTGGTGATCGTTAAGGCCCTCAAAATCGAAAAACAAATCTGACAGATTGAATTCTGTCCGGTTCATCATCTCCATTTGTTTTTCGATTTTAAGAGCCTTAACGATCATCAAATTGGTTGAAATTTTGCAGAGATGATCTAGATATGTCTAGAAGGAAGTTTGAGGAAATTCGATCGGGAAGTGGTGCAAAAATGGAAATCTGCATCAAAAAACTTTGGTGCGGACGTCCGCAGCCGAGAAGGGCTATATATATATAAATTCTTTTTTCTCTGTTTTCGTTTGAAAGATACTCGAGCTCAGTTCTGTAATGCTTCAACTCGATGGAACACTAGAGGTCCCCTAGTTAATATGCAGATGCAATGTCAAACTTGATGTATACATTTTCACGATGTTTGAAAGAGTGTACAATGAATAGTAACTACGTACACAAGTCAAAATCTTTTACATAGTAGGACTGTTACATTTTGGTTCTCAGTCATTTGGTCACAATGGTAGTAAATAGCGGAACTCAGACTCATGAGGTTGGACTTCAACAATTTTGTTTACCGGTGACTTTGTTTCCCCTATCAAGCACTCCATTATCAATCTTTTCAGCGACCCCGATCGCGGCAATTGGCTGTAAATCCATTCTAGCAGTGAGTCTATATCATCTGCAAAATCGCGCATGTGCCATTGTAGAAGCTTTGGCAGCATGATTCTTTTCTTGCTAGTAACTCCTACTGAAGCTTCCAAGTACTCTACCTTGGCTCTCTCTAGCTCATTCACTATCTCGTCTGAGGTATAGACCCTTAACTGCACATCGGATCAGGTGTTTGTTTCATCAAATTATGGAGGTCAGGAGATATACGATATGGAAAGCAAATATAATACAGTACTTACTGCTGGTGAGGACCAACTTCCTCTGCAAAGAGCAAAGGTCACATTTGGTTCAGGGTATCCTAAACCATAGGCATGTCTTAGTAGCATTTCTTTCTCATAAGCAGGTCCCTAATGAGATGAAACTTCATCAGATAAAATAGAGAGGAAGGCTCAACAGATGTTATTTCGATGAATATGGTTTTCACTTACATGTTTCGTTTCTGATGGATGTCGCAGTATGAAATGCTCGATAGCTAGAGAGTTTAGCACTATGCCGCCGACATTCAGTGCAGCCTAGTTAAAAATGGTTACATCAGTTGATTTTCAAGAGTGGCTTATGTTATAAATGCTTTGAAATTGTTAATCAACCAGGCATTGACGTACCTTGTTCATAAGTGCAAGTAGCTTTTCTTGTGTAGAAGGCAACCCATGTTCCAGAAATGCCTGAAATTTGATAACAAGAGAAGCTCACATAAGATATCACACTTGATTTTTTGAGTTTCTTCTAATTGCTGCTTAAGATGTCTTACAGTACATGCATGATGCAGGCATTGTAGATGTTGATCCAGAATGCTAGCTTCTGCTTGTAGGTCAAGTAAGTCAAGTCCACATCACACAACTGATGCATCAATTTCCTGAAGAAAAAAGAAAAAAAGACTTCATTGGAACAATAATTTGGAAGAAGTCGCGAGTTAAAAATCATCATTGCTGAGAAGACCTGCAAGCCACCTCAATTTTTCAATTCCATTTGAACAATCTGATAAGCGTCTGATGTCTAATGAGTTTCTTGTAATTTGGATGAAGTTCTTATATGGGCCAACGTCGCGGACAGCACCATCTATATCTGGCAAAATGCAGTAAGGATCAATATGTGATGTGTTGTAGTTGAAGATCGCGGATGATTTGCAGTTGAATGAAGTTTTCGGCATGAACCCTTTTGAGTTCATACAAGAGAGTGCAAGCTTTGGAACAACAGAGGATGACCCCCCTTTGTCCAATGAGGTCTGTTTTAATTCAAGAAATATGCCTATAAGGCACTTGAGCAACTGTTCCGAGAGTTCATTTGGTTTCAGAATGCCACTTTCATTGTCCCCAACGCTTTGAATTCTGCCTCTTCTGCTTAGTCTCCTTGACATTTCCGCAATCTCTCCTGCTAAAAAAAGCACAAGAAACATAACAAACACTATGAGTCTGATGCCAAAAGTTTAACATCATTTCTCATTTGTGAATCACCAAGCAGTTTACCATCAGTTTTTGTGTAATTCCACCTTTGCATATCAGAAGCAGAACCAACAGAGGCTCTTCTATCCCTTACTATCCTTTTTTCACTTCTCAATGCTTCGTAGTTCTGCGATCTCGATCCATCAATCAGTGACTGATTTCCAGCTCTGAACAATGCTTGATTCTGTTCCCACTTTCTCCTATGCATCTCCCACTCTCTTGTTTGAACTCTCTCTTTATACAACATCAGTTTCAGCTCTTCCATTTTTCTTTCGAGCCCACTGATCTCATCTTCTACCATTTCCAGCTCCGAAAATAGCTCCTGAACCTGCATAGAATATGAAACATCAACACCCTCTTTTCCAAATTTGATTCCACTCTAAAGTACAAACGTATACAATATATAGTCTTGTAGATACAAAGTTACATATACCTGAGGTGGAAGCAATGAGAGAAGACATGGGTGTGACAGAACCGGTCCATGAAGTGCACAGTGAAGAACCCTATTCAGGGTTTGCTCCCCATCCAACTCTTCTTGCAATTTCAGAACCTGCATGTAGAAGAAGAATATACACATGTATTTGGTTACTGCATGTCAACTACTTTTAAGTGACAAATTTCTAATAAGCTACATATTTCATGTAGGATTTTGTCACCTCTTCCTCAAGAACAAGTCTCTTCTTCTTCTCCTCGCTTCGTTGCATTAGAAACTCTTCGAGTTTCATACTTTACATAGACAGAAACCAG
Above is a window of Fragaria vesca subsp. vesca linkage group LG7, FraVesHawaii_1.0, whole genome shotgun sequence DNA encoding:
- the LOC101307051 gene encoding AP3-complex subunit beta-A-like → MFSQFGATADNLSKASAVVFRIGTDAHLYDDPEDVSIAPLLDSKFDSEKCEALKRLLALIAQGFDVSNFFPQVVKNVATQSLEVKKLVYLYLLHYAHKRPNEALLSINCFQKDLGDPNPLVRAWALRAMAGIRLHVIAPLVMVAVGKCARDPSVYVRKCAANALPKLHDLRLDEYTASIEEVIGILLNDHSPCVVGAAAAAFSSICPNNMSLIGRNYHRLCEILPDVEEWGQIVLIGILLRYVIARHGFVQESIMASLHHTENCKSQKDFCDTNSVLEDNGAMSGLHESELANVVFRCYIEGPDEYLSRVGFMNKDSSEFNPRVTSGNNNEDMTFLLRCTSPLLWSNNSAVVLAAAGVHWIMSPIEEVKRIVKPLLFVQRSSTASKYVVLCNIQVFAKAIPSLFSPYFEDFFICSSDSYQIKALKLDILAHIVTDSSIPFVLKEFQDYIRDPDRRFAADTVAGIGICAQRLPNMANTCLEFLLALTRQQVMTGEFGSVEGEANILIQAIISIKSIVQQDPPSYEKVIIQLVRSLNSVKVPAARAMIVWMVGEYNSLGDMIPRMVTTVLKYLARCFTSEELETKLQICNTTVKVLLHAEGNDQSTIQKVLSYVLELAKYDLCYDVRDRAYFLKNLLSSYLDSQGLKEENNNLSQDKDIPCVLAKYLFGGQTKSNSSEPIDHRFYLPGSLSQIVLHAAPGYEPLPKPCTMLSDGLKNEFGEGVTSETSVTDDQNSVSESLDEENSSTYSSHHSDASGSGDSEEDASASEDDNSNPLIQLADAGNAHEVKNGASQSASDFGELLSKRALESWLDEQPGFSSSNNPEQSQVNRSSARISIGDVGGQVKPKSYSLLDTVNGNGLKVDYSFSSEISDISPLFICIEASFKNCSNEIMSDINLVDEESDKGTNSGDQASVTHESSMISQNNASNLASVEEITSLESGQTMTRVIQVRFHHHLLPLKLTLYCNGKRHPVKLRPDIGYFVRALPLDVDAFTIKESHLRGMFECTRRCNFVDHVEDLGKDKADNALVEDKFLVICRSLALKMLSNANLYLVSVDMPVAAKLDDATGLCLRFSSKLLSSSVPCLITITVEGRCSEPLELTVKVNCEETVFGLNLLNRIVNFLVEPSHSHV
- the LOC101306757 gene encoding uncharacterized protein LOC101306757 — translated: MGSLEMDHSSEEDTDMSDSELDEEVEQYLGELKNGKHRVKGADGVFMCPFCQRKRKRDFNLKDLLQHASGVGKSNSDKRSTDEKAKHLALSKYLENDLIAEGGPSKPAAEDEPPVDCDHDEKLVWPWIGVVANIPTTRAKDGRFVGESGSKLRDEYIRRGYNPTRVIPLWNFRGHSGNAVVEFKKDWPGYANAMAFERAHEADRHGKKDWFADGDHKSGLYAWVARSDDYKANNIVGEHLRKIGDLKSISEIMEEDARKQDSLVSNLTSIIEVKNKDLEEMELKCNETTNAIKNVITEKDKLIQTYNEDIKKIQVSAQDHFKRIFNDHQKLKLQLESQKKELESRIEQMEKRAVDNESESRKLAEELEKNSVKNSSLQLAAAEQVKANDKLLKLAEDQKREKEELHKKIIKLEKDLDTKQALELQIEQLRGNVNVVRSMGDDGDAEVLEKVDKMLKGLSEKENELEDLEALNQTLIVKERKSNDELQEARKELINGLKEIDMSSKAQLGIKRMGELDSKPFQEAMRRKYKYNVEEAEDKATELCCLWEEYLKQPEWHPFKVVEGIGKAKEIIDEDDERLKRLKNELGDDAYNAVTSALMEINQYNPSGSYITSELWHYGLGRKATLKEGAAFILKILKQKKPRLDMD